The Gemmatimonadota bacterium DNA segment GACGCCGACCTTGTCGTGTTTCGGCCCGACGCCGATACTGCCGTGGATCCCGCTTCGCTCCACCAGAGACACCCGGTGACGCCGTACGCCGGCGCGCGCCTGGCCGGCCGCGTCATGGCCACGTACCTGCGCGGCCAGCCGGTCTTCGCCGAGGGTCAGCAGCTCGGCCAGCCGGCGGGGCGCATGATCGCCCGACCCGCGGCCTGACGGAGGAAATGGACTTCACCGACCTGCCCGACCTGGTTGCCGAACGACTCGGCGGCGCCGCGCTGCTGGCCAACGACGAGTTCTTCGCGCCCAAGGAGAACCTGACCCGGGCGGCGCAGCCCGAGTGGCGCGAGGGCGTCTACACCGAGCACGGCAAGTGGATGGACGGCTGGGAGACCCGCCGGCGCCGCGAGGAGGGCCACGACTGGTGCGTGCTGCGGCTGGGCGTGCCGGGTCGCGTGCGCGGATTCGTGGTGGACACGAGCTTCTTCCGCGGCAACCACCCGGAGGCCTGCTCGATCGAGGGCGCGAGCGTCGAGGGTAGCCCCGACCCCCCCGAGATCGCCGAGCGCGCCGACTGGCGCCCGCTGCTGCCCCGCACAGACCTGGAGGGCGACGCCCGCAACGCCTTCGAGGCCGCGGGCGACGGCGGCGCGGTGACCCACATGCGGCTGAACATCTTCCCCGACGGAGGCGTGGCCCGGCTGCGCGCGCACGGCGAGGTCGCGCCCGACTGGGACCGGCTGCTCGAGGCGGGCGGCGAGCTGGACCT contains these protein-coding regions:
- a CDS encoding allantoinase → DADLVVFRPDADTAVDPASLHQRHPVTPYAGARLAGRVMATYLRGQPVFAEGQQLGQPAGRMIARPAA
- the alc gene encoding allantoicase, with product MDFTDLPDLVAERLGGAALLANDEFFAPKENLTRAAQPEWREGVYTEHGKWMDGWETRRRREEGHDWCVLRLGVPGRVRGFVVDTSFFRGNHPEACSIEGASVEGSPDPPEIAERADWRPLLPRTDLEGDARNAFEAAGDGGAVTHMRLNIFPDGGVARLRAHGEVAPDWDRLLEAGGELDLAAFEHGGVAVASSDMFFGHRQNLLLPGRSVNMGDGWETRRRRGPGHDWVVVRLGRPGRVRRIVVDTGHFKGNAPGSCSVDACRAEDWVPGDDAGWRELLPRSPLQPDEKHEFEDLADAGDVTHVRLNIYPDGGVARLRVFGAPGA